From the Anopheles coustani chromosome X, idAnoCousDA_361_x.2, whole genome shotgun sequence genome, one window contains:
- the LOC131269593 gene encoding probable cytosolic iron-sulfur protein assembly protein Ciao1 codes for MGKLVFLQSLTGHAGRVWSAAWHPGGKIFASCGEDKTIRIWTKADGERWTAQTVLADGHSRTIRDVSWSYCGQYLASASFDTTVAIWDKKSGEFECNATLEGHDNEVKSVTWSRSGNLLATCSRDKSVWIWEIHHHDDQEDEFECVAVLNVHTQDVKKVCWHPHEDILASASYDNSIRLYKQDTMDNEWGPCALLESHSSTVWSISFDASGKRLASGSEDRTAKIWQLYEPDNALGIPCPDNQPVWKCVCTLAGFHTRSIYDIDWCKQTGLLATACADNLVRIFKEAADSNPNEPTFELLATTAGHTQDANKVVWNPVCPGMLLSASDDGEIKLWQWDESD; via the exons ATGGGCAAGCTGGTGTTTCTGCAATCACTGACTGGGCATGCTGGGCGCGTGTGGAGTGCGGCCTGGCATCCGGGCGGTAAAATCTTTGCCTCGTGCGGCGAGGACAAAACGATACGCATCTGGACGAAGGCGGACGGCGAACGGTGGACCGCGCAGACGGTGCTAGCCGATGGTCATTCTCGAACGATCCGGGACGTCAGCTGGTCGTACTGTGGCCAGTATCTGGCGTCGGCCAGCTTCGACACCACGGTGGCAATCTGGGATAAGAAATCCG GTGAATTTGAATGCAACGCTACGCTGGAGGGGCACGACAACGAGGTGAAAAGTGTAACCTGGTCCCGGTCGGGGAATCTGCTAGCCACTTGCAGTCGCGACAAGTCGGTGTGGATTTGGGAAATACACCATCACGACGACCAGGAGGACGAGTTCGAGTGCGTGGCGGTGCTGAATGTGCACACACAGGACGTGAAAAAGGTATGCTGGCATCCGCACGAGGACATCCTAGCGTCCGCCAGCTACGACAACTCGATCCGCCTCTACAAACAAGACACGATGGACAACGAGTGGGGTCCGTGCGCGCTGCTCGAATCGCACAGCTCGACCGTGTGGAGCATATCGTTCGACGCGTCCGGCAAGCGGCTAGCATCCGGCAGCGAGGATCGAACGGCCAAGATATGGCAGCTGTACGAGCCGGATAACGCGCTCGGCATACCCTGCCCCGACAACCAGCCGGTGTGGAAGTGTGTTTGCACGCTGGCCGGTTTCCACACGCGCAGCATATACGACATCGATTGGTGCAAGCAGACCGGGCTGCTCGCGACGGCCTGCGCCGACAATCTGGTGCGAATATTCAAGGAGGCGGCCGACTCGAACCCGAACGAGCCCACCTTCGAGCTGCTCGCGACGACCGCCGGTCACACACAGGATGCGAACAAGGTGGTTTGGAACCCGGTCTGCCCCGGCATGCTGCTGTCGGCCAGCGACGATGGCGAAATTAAACTGTGGCAGTGGGATGAAAGTGATTAG
- the LOC131268998 gene encoding adenosine receptor A2b has protein sequence MSQLMSNETDGWSSNGSCLPTVAAPVVEVGLNVPYAMLESLVALMAIFGNVLVIVAFKRERRLRRRTNFYIVSLASADLLVGTLGIPFAVLASIGLPRNLHACLFTISLLVVLCTISIFCLVAVSIDRYWAILHPLAYSRNMRTKTTLYIISVCWLVGSVIGFLPLFGWHENPDEDACLFVKVMNYDYLVFLYLVTIIIPAVLLLAFYIHIYRVIVRQRQQILSVNSVDSRFSASPRASLEVSKSPSDLHSGSTTRSKKKDNCNGQPMLRMLRAAQNREVKATQNLSIIVLFFMICWLPLHTINCIVAFCPQCHIHAPVMLFVITLSHLNSAINPLLYAYHLKDFRAALKRLILAMFGLAPADSTLQQQPDCVNCISALAHQQQQPQHLQVYHVK, from the exons ATGAGCCAGCTCATGTCGAACGAAACGGACGGCTGGAGTAGCAACGGGTCGTGCCTGCCAACCGTTGCCGCCCCGGTGGTCGAGGTCGGGCTCAATGTACCGTACGCGATGCTGGAGAGCCTGGTGGCACTGATGGCCATCTTCGGTAACGTGCTCGTGATCGTAGCGTTCAAGCGCGAGCGACGGCTCCGACGCCGTACCAACTTCTATATCGTGTCGCTCGCCTCTGCAGACCTGCTGGTCGGCACCCTCGGCATCCCGTTCGCCGTGCTGGCCTCGATCGGGCTACCTCGGAATCTGCACGCCTGCCTGTTCACCATAtcgctgctggtggtgctgtgTACCATCTCCATCTTCTGCCTGGTGGCCGTCTCGATCGACCGCTACTGGGCGATACTGCACCCTCTAGCCTACTCCCGCAACATGCGCACCAAAACGACGCTCT ATATCATCAGCGTGTGCTGGCTTGTAGGATCAGTTATCGGGTTCCTTCCCCTCTTCGGTTGGCACGAGAATCCGGACGAGGACGCGTGCCTCTTCGTCAAGGTGATGAACTACGACTATCTCGTCTTTCTGTACCTTGTCACTATCATCATACCGGCGGTGTTGCTGCTGGCGTTCTACATCCACATCTACCGCGTGATTGTCCGGCAG CGTCAGCAGATTCTTTCGGTGAACTCGGTCGATAGTCGCTTCTCCGCAAGCCCGCGGGCTAGTCTGGAAGTGAGCAAGAGCCCGTCGGACCTACATTCCGGATCCACGACCAGAAGCAAGAAGAAGGATAACTGCAATGGGCAACCCATGCTGCGGATGCTGCGAGCTGCCCAGAACCGGGAGGTGAAGGCCACCCAGAACCTGTCCATTATCGTGCTGTTCTTCATGATCTGCTGGCTGCCGCTGCACACGATCAACTGCATCGTCGCCTTCTGCCCGCAGTGCCACATCCACGCCCCGGTGATGCTGTTCGTCATCACCCTGTCGCACCTGAACTCGGCGATCAACCCGCTGCTGTACGCGTACCATCTGAAAGATTTCCGTGCGGCGCTGAAGCGCCTGATCCTGGCCATGTTTGGTCTAGCGCCGGCGGACAGCACTCTGCAGCAGCAGCCTGATTGCGTGAACTGCATATCGGCGCTAgcgcaccaacagcagcagccgcaacacCTGCAGGTGTACCATGTCAAGTAA